Within the Opitutaceae bacterium TAV5 genome, the region ATTTTTCCGGCGAGTCCGGCGTCGTCGTAGCGGTCGTCGTGGACGTTGAGTTCCAGCGGGAGCCGCGGGACGATGCGGCCGCCGAAAAACGGATAGCCGAGTGTCAGGCCGGCGACAGGGAAAACGTGTTCGGGCAGGCCGAGAAGATCGCTGACGGTGCGGGCGTGGTTGCGGATGGCGCTGATCGGGCAGGTGCCGAGCCCGGCGGCGTTGGCGGCGTGAATGAACGCGCCGAGCACGATGCCGGCGTCGACCGCGGCATTGAAAAATGCGTCGAGGTGGTCGTTGGCGAAGGCGTGGCCGCGCAGTCCGGAAACCTTGCGAAGGCGGCGGTTGTCACCGATGAAGACGAGGAAAACCGGAGCCTCGCGCACCCACGGCATCGACGGAAGCAGATCCGCGATGACGGCGCGTTTGGCAGGATCGGCAACGCGGAGGATGCCGGCCTGCTGGAGATCGCTCTTCGACGGCGAGGAGAGCGCGGCGGCGTAGAGGAGTTGCAGGAGTTCGTCGCTCACGGGCGCGCCGGTGTAGCGCCGGTGGGTGTTATGCTCGAGAAAGCCGGCCAGCACGGCGGCGCCGGGCTGATCGGGCGCGACCGGGAGCGTCGTGCCGAAACGGGCGTCGAGCGCGCGGGCGATGCGTTCGCCGGCGGTGAGGGCGGTGTCGGGGGCGAGGGCGGTGGTGCTCATGCGAGAGCCGGGGCCTTGGCGGCGAGGAGGGCGCGGCCGTTTTCGACGTAGATGAGGCGGCGTTCCTCCTCCGTGAGAATGGCGTCGAGCGTTTCGATGCCTTTCCGGATCGAGGGCATGGGACCGTAGTCGGAGCCGAACAGGATGCGGTCGGCGCCGAAGGCATCGACGGCGGCGCGCACGGAACGCGGCGTGGTCGAGTAGGGTCCGGGATCGAAATAGAGACGGCGGAATTTTTTCACGGGATCGTCCCCGGCGACGCCGGAAAACGCGCCCCACTGCCGGATGTGTTCGGCGACATACGGGATCGCGCCGCCGAGCATGACGATCTGCACGGTGACGTCGGGATAGTCGTCGAGAAAATCGGTCAGGCCGAGGGTGATCGCCCCGGCGGCGAGCTGGCTGTCGCTGAGCAGGCTGGTGCGGGCCCATTCGGTGTCCTCGGGCAGGACGAGCGGCGGCTGGCCGGGAATGGCCGGGCTGGCCGCGCCCCGGTGGATGAGCAGGTGACTGCGGTGTTTTTGCGCGACCTCGAAAACCGGCGCGAGGGTCCGTGCGCCGCGCAAGGTGGCGAAGGCATTGAGCGGAAGCGCCGCGCCGAGGAAACCGGGTTCGGCATGGACGCGTTCGAGTTCCTCCGCGGCCCAGGCGAGATCCGAAGTCGGGAGCGCGGCGAGCGCCGAAAAGCGGTCCGGATGCCGGCGGACGAGGGCGGCGAGGTCGTCGTTGATGCCGCGGAAGAGCGGCTTGATCTCGTCGGCCGTGAGCGCGGCGTCGTAACCGAGCGGCACGGCGTAGGAGAGAATCTGCCGCTCCACGCCATTTTCGTCGAGGTGGCGGAGCCGGGCCTCGACGTCGGTGGCGGTGTCCCAGAGCGGGAACGGATGCGTGGCGGGTCCGGTGGCGTCGGTGGCGCGGGCGATGACGCGCCCGCCGTCGGCATCGGTGATGATACGCGGCGTTTTTGTGCGCTGGCTGAGGATGCGAATCTCGGTCGGCGTGATGACGTGCGTGTGCCAGTCGGTGATTCCGGTGAGTTTTTCAGGCATGGACGGGAGGGTTCGATGTTTGGTTTTTGGCAATGGCAGCGCGCGCGTGGCGATTGGCCGGGCGGGCGAGGCCGAGGTTTTCGCGGAGCGTGCGGCCTTCGTAGTCGGTGCGGAAGAGGCCGCGGCGGCGCAGTTCGGGGATGATGTGCCCGATGAAGTCGTCGAGCCCGCCCGGATACGTCGGAGGCATGACGTTGAAGCCGTCGGCCGCCTGGTTGACGAACCACTCCTCGAGCTGGTCGGTGATCTGCGCGGGCGTGCCGATGATTGTCCAGTGGCCGCGCGCGCCGGCAATGCGGAGGTAAAGCTGGCGGATGCTGAGGTTTTCACGGCGGGCCAGATCGACGAGGATTTTCTGGCGGCTTTGTGGTCCTTCGGTCCCGGGAAGATCGGGCAACGGTCCGTCGAGCGGGTAGCCGGAAAGATCGACGTTGCCGAGAAGGCTGGAGAGCTGTTTCAGGCCGACTTGCGGGTGGACGAGTTTTTGCAGGTCCTCGTATTTCTGGCGCGCTTCTTCCTCAGTGCGTCCGATGACGGGAAACACGCCGGGCATGATGACCACCTGGTCGGGAGTGCGCCCGTATTTGGCGAGCCGTCCCTTGAGGCTGGCGTAGAAGGCGCGGGCGTTGGCGAGGGTGGTGTGCGCGGTGAAAATGGCTTCGCCGGTTTTCGCGCCGAGTTCCTGGCCGTCTTCGGAGGAACCGGCCTGCACGAGCACCGGGTGACCTTGCGGCGGACGGGCGATGTTGAGCGGGCCGCGCACGGAAAAATGTTTTCCGCGGTGGTCGAGAACGTGAAGTTTCTCCGGATGGAAAAAGCGTCCGGTGGCCTTGTCGCGGATGAAGGCGTCGTCTTCCCAGCTGTCCCAGAGCCCGGTGGCAACATCGACGAATTCTTCGGCGCGGGCGTAGCGGTCGGCATGCGCGTAGTGGTGATCGAGGTTGAAATTGCGGGCCTGGATTTCGGTGGAGGACGTGACGATGTTCCAGCCGGCGCGACCACCGCTGAGGTGATCGAGCGAGGCGAAGGCGCGGGCGAGCGTGTAGGGCTCGTTGAAGCTCGTGGACGCGGTAGCGATCAGACCGATACGGTCGGTCACGGTAGCGAGCGCGGAGAGCAGCGTGAGGGGCTCGAAGCCCGCGCCGCGTCCGGTGAGGGACAGGGTGTCGATGTCTTCGGAGCCGTGGACGACGGCGCCGTCGGCGAGGAAAAGCGCGTCGAACCGCGCCTGCTCGGCTTTTTGGGCGATACGGCGGTAATAGTCGAAATCGAGGTCGCCGCCGCTCACGGCGTCAGGGTGCCGCCAGGAGGCGACGTGGTGGCCGGTGCCGGCGAGGAAGAGACCCAGCTTGATCTGGCGTTGGCGGGAAGTGCTCATGAGTGTGGTCAGGTTGGTGTTCGGTGTTCAGGGTTTGGCGTGCTTGGGCGGGTATCCGGTTTTCAGGCGAGGACAGCCGTGTTTTGCCGGGCGCGGGCATGGCGGCTGACGGGGCGGGCGAGGCCGAGATTTTCGCGGAGCGTGCGGCCTTCGTATTCGGTGCGAAAGAGGCCGCGGCGTTGCAGTTCGGGGATGACGAGGTTGGCGAAATCCTCGAGACCGCCGGGCAGATACGGAGCCATGACGTTGAAGCCGTCCGCCCCCTGTTTGACGAACCACTCCTCGAGCTGGTCGGCGACCTGGACGGGTGTGCCGATGACGGTCCAGTGGCCGCGGGCGCCGGCGATGGCCTCGTAGAGCTGGCGGATGGTGAGGTTTTCGCGCCGCGCAAGGTCGATCATCACCTGCTGGCGGCTCGGGCTGCCGTTGGTCGAGGGCAGGTCGTCGAAGGGCAGCGGACCGTCCACCGGATACGGTGAGAGATCGAAGTTGCCGAGCAACGCGGAGAGGAGCGAAAGGCCGACCTCGGGCTGGATGAGAGCGGTGATCCGCTCGTATTTGTCGCGGGCTTCCTGCTCCGTGCGGCCGATCCAGGCCTGCACGCCGGGCATGATTTTCACCTGGTCGGGGGTGCGTCCGTATTTGTGCAGGCGGCCCTTGAGGCTGGCATAGAAGGCGCGGGCGTTGGCCAGACTGGTGTGCGCGGTGAAGATGACCTCGCTGGTGCGGGCGGCGAGTTCCTGGCCGGCGTCGGAAGAACCGGCCTGCACGAGCACCGGATAACCCTGCGGCGGGCGGGCGACGTTGAGCGGACCGCGCACGGAGTAATGGGCGCCGCGATGGTTGAGAACGTGGAGTTTTGCCGGATCAAAATTGCGTCCGGTGGTCTTGTCGCGGATGAAGGCGTCGTCGTCCCAGCTGTCCCAGAGCCCGGTCACGACATCGACGAATTCTTCGGCCCGGGCGTAGCGGTCGGCATGGGCATAATGTTCTTCGAGATTGAAGTTTTTCGCCTCGAAGAGATTCGAGGACGTGACGATGTTCCAGCCGGCGCGGCCGCCGCTGAGGTGATCGAGCGAGGCGAATTTGCGGGCGAGGTTGTAGGGTTCGTTGAAACTCGTGGACGCGGTGGCCACCAGGCCGATGTTCCGGGTGATGGCCGCCAGCGAGGAAAGCAGCGTGATCGGCTCGTATTGCGAAAAACCGTGCGCGGTGCGGCTGAGGACATCGGTCTCGCGGCCGTGAATGCCGGCGCTGTCGGCAAGGAAAACGGTGTCGAATTTCGCGCGTTCGCCGAGTTCGACGAGGCGGCGGTAGTGTTCGAAGTTGAGGTGCCCGTCAGCGGTGGCATCGGGATGGCGCCAGGAGGCGACGTGGTGGCCGTTCGGATAGATGAAGAGGCCGAGCTTGATCTGAGGTTTTCTGGCGGAGGATGAAGTGCCCATAGGTGTGGAGGCGGGTGTGGATCATTGATATCCTGACTCCGGGTCTTCGGCATTCTCCGTCCGCCGTTACGCTGTTGCATAAAAACGGATACGGATTCTCCGGTCCGGAGCGCCTCCACCGGTGTGGTGGGCTGTGAGTTTTTTACGTTTTATGAAACGCGCCGCGGAAGCTCCCGAAAACCGGGTGGCGTGAGAATCCGCTCGCGGAAGGCCGGCATGAGGGCCGGCCGGTGCAGACTGTCGAAATGAAAATGGCGGCGGGCGCGATCAGTTGGCGGCCGTCGCGGAAGATGTCGGTGAAGGCAAGGCCGCCGCATCGGGACCAGCGGATGCGGCGGCGGGGATCGTCGCCGTCACCCCCTCGTGCTTGCGGCCGCGCAAGGTGATGGACTCGATGACGACACCGAGCTCCCCCGGTGTTTTCAGCCAGGGAGCGTTGCCTTCGTAGCGGGAAGTGCCGCCGGCAAACTCTCCGGTGGCGACGTTGGCGACCGGTGCGAGGATGAGAAACCGTTCCCGGCCGTCCGCCGTGACGCGGAACTCGAACCCTTCGGCCGACGTTTCCAGAGCGGAAGCGCCGTCGGTGTCGAGTGTCCGCAAGGTGAGGATGCCCTCGTCGCGGTCCACCGAGAGTTCGATGTGATAGACGCTGCCTTCGGGCGAGAAGAGCACCGCGCCGCGCTCCCGGGCCGCCTCCTTGGCGGCGGCAATCACGGCAGGGTCGCCCGGTTTTTTCGAGCAGCCGGAAACGGAGAAGGCCGACATCGCGACGGCCAGCAGCAGGACCGGCAGGGACCTTGCATGAAATGCCGGTCGAACCGGGATGGAAAGCAGGCGGACAAGAACGGAAGAGGACAGCATGGTGACAGAAGTTACAGAACAGGTGGATGGCGGGTTGGAAACGGGTGGACAGAGCATTCAGTGCGGAGGAGGCGGCGCCAGGGCGGCTCCGTCCGCCTCGCGCTCGGTCCGGGCTTTTTGGCGAAGACGGGCGGCTTCCTCCGAAGCCCAGGTGGCAAGCCGTGTCACCTCCTCCGCCGTCAGTCGGGCGTCGCCATGCAATCGCAGATACGCGGGCAGCGGCATGCTGCCGAAGGCGATGGCCTCGCTGACCGAATCCCAGCGCCGGGAAAGGCGTTCGCTGGAATATTCGGGCATGGCGTTGAAGTCGAGCCGGCGCAGGCCGCCGCGCACGTGAGTGTTGATGTACCAGCCGACCGGCTGCACCTCCGCATACCACGGATAGCGGGTCGTGCGGGAATGGCAGTCGAAACAGCTGTTTTTCAGGACCGTTTGAATATCCTCCGGCACGCCGAGAGCGCCCAGCGGATCGGGTCCGCCGGCGGCGCCGGGCGGCGTAATGTTTTTTTCAGGACGGGCAAACTGGATGACGAGGAACAGACCGGACGCGGCCAGTGCATAGTTCCGGATGCGCCGGCCCAGCGTGGAAGGCAGCTTCTGCGGCAGGGAGCCTGACGGGATGGCGGGATTTCCGGAATTGGACATGGACGGAGGAAAAGAAACAATGCGTAACAGAAAAATGAATACCGGTTCAGCGCGCCTTGTATTTGTTGAGGACGAGACCGACTTCCCGGTTGAGAATCTCCTGCTTGCTCGCCGCGTATTCCTGGCGGATGGTCACCGCCTCCAGAAACAGATCAGGCAGGCGCGCCGCCGCCTTCCTGCCGGCGGGCGTGCGATAAAAGGCGAGCAGTTCCTCGAGTTCTCCGGCCGAAAAGACGCGGACGTAAGCCTGTGCGAGACGCGGCCGGATCTCCTCCCAGCGGATTTCGCGCTCGAACCATTTTTCGAGCGCCGTCCGCACCGCCTCGATGCCCTCGCTCGGGAATCCGCTGGCTTTCAGCTTCGCCGCCAGATCATCGACCGTGCTGTCGAACTCGGTTTTCAGCCCGCCTCGCGCATCCGTGACGTCAAGGATCTCGAACGCCAGCGTCGTCGCAACGCCATCGGGGTCGTTTTTTATTCCGGTCACTTCCCCCGCCACCGGCCCCGCGGACGGGGTTCCCGGCACCGGAGCGGGCTGCGCGGCAGAGCGGGGGACGAAGAGAGCGGTGGCCAGGCAGGAGACCGATGCGGCCGTTCCAAAAATCAGGTGGCCCCCTGAAAACAGTTTCTTCATGTAAAAAGTCAGGTAAACGAGCAATGCATGGAGTCAAGACAGATCACGATTAATTAATACTTTTTTAGTATTGTTTTGTTACTTGTTTATTCAAAGATAGTTAATTAAAATATCATTTTATAAAAAAACTGAATCAGAAATTCTTATACCCGAATTTTTTAATTTATTCTTGCTTTACCAATTCAATAATCATACCAAGGTGATCTGAAATAAAACCGGGCTCGACGAGAGCCGCTCTACACCGACCAGGCAACTGGAGGCGTTTCTGCCACGACCTTCCATGTTCGCCTTTTTTCATTTTTTCCGACTGCCCGCCGCCCGCGCACCACACAGGCGTGCCAGCGTACAGACGGAGAGTTTCCGGCACAGTTCGCGTCCCGACCAAGGGAGCGGCTTTCCCGGATTGAATCCGCACATCGATCGTGTGCCGGCCGTATCCGTATCGCCGTTGCGATCCATGCCAGGATTCTCCAGTAACCGCCACCGCCGCTACCACCACTTCAAGCGGGGCTGTTGTTGAAGTTTGCTCCCGACGAAACGCGCGGAGCCCGGCCGTTTCCGGCCGCTCTCCCGCATCCCGCGTTCTTACCCGGCGCTTCCGGGCAATCCGCGGCTCCCTCCGTCCGTCCGCTGCTCCCGCTCTCGCCATCCCGGCCGCGGGGGGGGGCGGCATCCACATCAACTACACATTAATGAACAGATACCGCAAGCTCACCACCGCCGCCCTCCTCGCCGCGGCCACGACGTTCGGCCCCGTGGCTCCCGCCCGCGCCGACGAAGCCGCCCTCCAGAAGCAGATCAACGATCTGCAGGAGACCGTCCGCCAGTTGCAGGCGCAGCTGGAGGCCGACCGCGCCGAGAGGAAAAAATTCCTCGACTCCTCCCGCGAGGCCGCCGTGGCCGACACCACCCCGGTCCGGAGTCCGTCCTCCTCCTCCCGCACGCCGGGCATCGACCCGTCCTCCACCTCGCTGGACGGCGTGCGGCGCGACACGTTTGCCACCAGCGGCGTCAGCACCGCGACCGCCGAAGATCTCGAATCGGTCCGCGAACAGATCGGCGACCAGCTCGACCGCCGGCTGCGCGTCCGCAACGGCGTCGGCGTCGTTGTCAACGGCAGCGCGATCGTCCGCTACACGGACGACGAGAATCCCAATACTTCCCGCGGTCTCACGATTCCCTCGGCCACCCTCGGTTTCAGCGGCAGCCTCCGCTCGGATCCGGTTGACGAGGGTGACGTCAACTACTCGCTTTCCTTCAACTATGGCACCGGTGCCAGCGGCAGCGTGAACGATGCCTGGGTGCAGTGGAATGTGAAAACCCTCGGCAAGGGCGAGCTCGAGCCCGCCTGGACTCTCGGTTTCACACTCGGCCAGCAGGCCGTCCTCTTCGGTAACGACAACACCGGCAACGAAGAAACCCGCCCCACCATCAATACGGCCGGTTATCTGGGAGAATTCCGCACTCGCGACATCGGCCTGACCGCCACCGGCGGCTTCAACTGGAATTACGA harbors:
- a CDS encoding nitroreductase, translating into MSTTALAPDTALTAGERIARALDARFGTTLPVAPDQPGAAVLAGFLEHNTHRRYTGAPVSDELLQLLYAAALSSPSKSDLQQAGILRVADPAKRAVIADLLPSMPWVREAPVFLVFIGDNRRLRKVSGLRGHAFANDHLDAFFNAAVDAGIVLGAFIHAANAAGLGTCPISAIRNHARTVSDLLGLPEHVFPVAGLTLGYPFFGGRIVPRLPLELNVHDDRYDDAGLAGKIDAWDRHRAARLPYPEQQDTGRFGIAAFYGWSEDKARQYATPARADFGAYVREQGFDLS
- a CDS encoding monooxygenase, which gives rise to MSTSRQRQIKLGLFLAGTGHHVASWRHPDAVSGGDLDFDYYRRIAQKAEQARFDALFLADGAVVHGSEDIDTLSLTGRGAGFEPLTLLSALATVTDRIGLIATASTSFNEPYTLARAFASLDHLSGGRAGWNIVTSSTEIQARNFNLDHHYAHADRYARAEEFVDVATGLWDSWEDDAFIRDKATGRFFHPEKLHVLDHRGKHFSVRGPLNIARPPQGHPVLVQAGSSEDGQELGAKTGEAIFTAHTTLANARAFYASLKGRLAKYGRTPDQVVIMPGVFPVIGRTEEEARQKYEDLQKLVHPQVGLKQLSSLLGNVDLSGYPLDGPLPDLPGTEGPQSRQKILVDLARRENLSIRQLYLRIAGARGHWTIIGTPAQITDQLEEWFVNQAADGFNVMPPTYPGGLDDFIGHIIPELRRRGLFRTDYEGRTLRENLGLARPANRHARAAIAKNQTSNPPVHA
- a CDS encoding monooxygenase, encoding MKLGLFIYPNGHHVASWRHPDATADGHLNFEHYRRLVELGERAKFDTVFLADSAGIHGRETDVLSRTAHGFSQYEPITLLSSLAAITRNIGLVATASTSFNEPYNLARKFASLDHLSGGRAGWNIVTSSNLFEAKNFNLEEHYAHADRYARAEEFVDVVTGLWDSWDDDAFIRDKTTGRNFDPAKLHVLNHRGAHYSVRGPLNVARPPQGYPVLVQAGSSDAGQELAARTSEVIFTAHTSLANARAFYASLKGRLHKYGRTPDQVKIMPGVQAWIGRTEQEARDKYERITALIQPEVGLSLLSALLGNFDLSPYPVDGPLPFDDLPSTNGSPSRQQVMIDLARRENLTIRQLYEAIAGARGHWTVIGTPVQVADQLEEWFVKQGADGFNVMAPYLPGGLEDFANLVIPELQRRGLFRTEYEGRTLRENLGLARPVSRHARARQNTAVLA
- a CDS encoding porin, with the translated sequence MNRYRKLTTAALLAAATTFGPVAPARADEAALQKQINDLQETVRQLQAQLEADRAERKKFLDSSREAAVADTTPVRSPSSSSRTPGIDPSSTSLDGVRRDTFATSGVSTATAEDLESVREQIGDQLDRRLRVRNGVGVVVNGSAIVRYTDDENPNTSRGLTIPSATLGFSGSLRSDPVDEGDVNYSLSFNYGTGASGSVNDAWVQWNVKTLGKGELEPAWTLGFTLGQQAVLFGNDNTGNEETRPTINTAGYLGEFRTRDIGLTATGGFNWNYDASAPAGLENVPTIAYTLGGFNGNGTGAEDNDDKAFLGKLVYAPFTKYNTFFQGLKFGYSYIQWDSGSGSGRISNKLNSIHAEWLKLPFLVTAEYVWGEGWDQRGPGFGPAVDKDDFVFTVFYRPGKLPDFEPLFRYDRFRQNKDRSDNGLRETYTVGFNYYWWQVDPVVRRTYETTKTERVIKLQVNYNFVKDDTTAWDDNQLLTQLVFNF